One Serinicoccus chungangensis genomic window carries:
- the xylB gene encoding xylulokinase: MTGTDRTLVAGVDTSTQSCKVVVCDADTGEVLREGRGTHPSGTEVDPEHWWTAFEEATSGGLLEDVAALSVGGQQHGMVLLDEEDAVVRPALLWNDTRSAHAARDLVQELGGAQAWADRVGVVPLAAITVSKLRWSAAQEPEVFARARTCVLPHDWLTGQILRRRGGSGEDWVTDRGDASGTGYFDAATGHYDRELLRLAVDRDLELPQVLEPHEEAGRTQDGMVLGPGTGDNAAAALGLGLRPGDVVMSLGTSGTAFARHDSPSHDATGEVASYADATGTYLPLVCTLNAARVLTAGARALGTDLAGLETLALQAELGAGGLTLLPYLDGERTPNLPDATGTLSGLTRDNLTPANLARAMVEGMLLGVGAGVDSLAREGVTVERIHLIGGAVASRAVREIAADLLGVPVVVPEAREYVALGAARQAAWTLRGGELPDWPVPTSAQLEARPSEHATHVVERYRELVRTLHG; encoded by the coding sequence GTGACTGGAACTGACCGCACCCTCGTCGCCGGGGTCGACACCTCGACGCAGTCCTGCAAGGTCGTCGTCTGCGACGCCGACACCGGAGAGGTCCTCCGCGAGGGGCGCGGTACGCACCCCTCGGGCACCGAGGTCGACCCGGAGCACTGGTGGACCGCCTTCGAGGAGGCCACCTCCGGCGGCCTGCTGGAGGACGTCGCAGCGCTGTCCGTGGGGGGTCAGCAGCACGGGATGGTGCTCCTCGACGAGGAGGACGCCGTCGTGCGTCCGGCCCTGCTGTGGAACGACACGCGCTCGGCGCACGCCGCCAGGGACCTCGTGCAGGAGCTGGGCGGCGCGCAGGCCTGGGCGGACCGGGTGGGGGTCGTCCCGCTGGCGGCCATCACCGTGAGCAAGCTGCGCTGGAGCGCCGCCCAGGAGCCCGAGGTGTTCGCCCGGGCCCGCACCTGCGTGCTCCCGCACGACTGGCTCACCGGTCAGATCCTGCGCCGCCGGGGCGGCTCGGGTGAGGACTGGGTGACGGACCGTGGGGACGCCTCGGGCACCGGCTACTTCGACGCGGCGACGGGCCACTACGACCGGGAGCTGCTGCGCCTGGCCGTCGACCGCGACCTGGAGCTGCCGCAGGTGCTGGAGCCGCACGAGGAGGCGGGCCGCACCCAGGACGGCATGGTCCTGGGGCCCGGCACGGGCGACAACGCCGCTGCCGCCCTCGGTCTCGGCCTCCGGCCGGGGGACGTGGTCATGTCGCTCGGCACGAGCGGCACCGCCTTCGCACGCCACGACTCCCCCAGCCACGACGCGACCGGGGAGGTGGCGTCCTACGCCGATGCCACCGGCACCTACCTGCCCCTCGTCTGCACCCTCAACGCGGCCCGCGTGCTGACCGCCGGGGCGCGCGCCCTCGGCACCGACCTGGCCGGACTGGAGACCCTCGCCCTGCAGGCGGAGCTGGGCGCTGGCGGGTTGACCCTGCTGCCCTACCTGGACGGGGAGCGGACCCCGAACCTGCCCGACGCCACGGGCACGCTGTCCGGCCTCACCCGGGACAACCTCACCCCGGCCAACCTCGCCCGCGCCATGGTCGAGGGCATGCTGCTCGGTGTGGGGGCCGGGGTCGACTCGCTGGCCCGGGAGGGCGTCACCGTCGAGCGCATCCACCTCATCGGGGGCGCCGTCGCCTCCCGCGCGGTCCGCGAGATCGCGGCCGACCTGCTGGGGGTCCCGGTCGTCGTGCCCGAGGCGCGCGAGTACGTCGCCCTCGGGGCCGCCCGGCAGGCGGCGTGGACGCTGCGGGGTGGCGAGCTGCCGGACTGGCCGGTCCCCACGTCGGCGCAGCTGGAGGCCAGGCCCTCCGAGCACGCCACGCACGTGGTGGAGCGCTACCGCGAGCTGGTCCGGACCCTCCACGGCTGA
- the rodA gene encoding rod shape-determining protein RodA, which yields MRERYLRTDWAPFVAGLGLSLVGAVLIWSATHEWAGTALAVRHLVNTLVGVAVGLAVIALDVRWLRAAAPWVYLAGLAGLVLVLTPVGQTVNGSRSWLFLPGGFSLQPAELAKIGLVVGLAMILAEGRDPYRRPGWREVLPAWVLAAVPVALIMLQPDLGSGLVLGVLTLVVVATSGASWRWSAAAAVVACAAVVAAIRIPLLDPYQVDRLLAFRDPGLDPEGIGYQTRQARLAIGSGGWSGTGLGEGPQTQGGFIPFQYTDFIFSVAGEELGFVGAVGLLVLLGFLVVRGLVVALRCEEPFGRLLAVGVASWFGFQIFENVGMNLGLMPVTGLPLPFLSYGGSSMLACWVALGLLACASGRDRAARPSWPPRSNLPR from the coding sequence GTGCGGGAGCGCTACCTCCGCACGGACTGGGCCCCCTTCGTGGCAGGGCTCGGGCTGAGCCTCGTGGGTGCCGTCCTCATCTGGTCGGCGACCCACGAGTGGGCCGGGACGGCCCTGGCGGTGCGTCACCTGGTCAACACCCTCGTCGGCGTGGCGGTGGGCCTCGCGGTCATCGCCCTGGACGTGCGCTGGCTCCGCGCCGCGGCGCCCTGGGTCTACCTCGCGGGACTGGCCGGCCTCGTGCTCGTCCTCACCCCCGTGGGGCAGACGGTCAACGGGTCTCGGTCCTGGCTGTTCCTGCCCGGCGGATTCTCGCTGCAGCCCGCCGAGCTCGCCAAGATCGGTCTGGTGGTGGGGCTGGCGATGATCCTGGCCGAGGGCCGCGACCCCTACCGCCGCCCGGGGTGGCGGGAGGTGCTCCCTGCCTGGGTGCTGGCGGCCGTGCCCGTCGCCCTCATCATGCTGCAGCCCGACCTCGGCAGCGGCCTCGTCCTGGGCGTCCTCACCCTCGTCGTCGTCGCGACCTCCGGGGCCTCCTGGCGGTGGAGCGCGGCGGCGGCGGTGGTGGCGTGCGCCGCGGTCGTCGCGGCCATCCGGATCCCGCTGCTGGACCCCTACCAGGTGGACCGTCTGCTGGCCTTCCGCGACCCGGGCCTGGACCCCGAGGGCATCGGCTACCAGACGAGGCAGGCCCGGCTGGCGATCGGCTCCGGAGGGTGGTCGGGCACGGGTCTCGGCGAGGGACCCCAGACGCAGGGCGGGTTCATCCCCTTCCAGTACACCGACTTCATCTTCTCGGTGGCCGGGGAGGAGCTGGGCTTCGTCGGTGCGGTCGGCCTGCTGGTGCTGCTGGGCTTCCTCGTGGTCCGCGGGCTGGTGGTCGCACTGCGGTGCGAGGAACCCTTCGGACGCCTGCTCGCGGTCGGCGTCGCGTCGTGGTTCGGCTTCCAGATCTTCGAGAACGTCGGGATGAACCTGGGGCTCATGCCGGTCACCGGGCTGCCCCTGCCGTTCCTGTCCTACGGGGGGTCGTCGATGCTGGCCTGCTGGGTGGCGCTGGGGCTGCTGGCCTGCGCCAGCGGGCGGGACCGGGCGGCGCGTCCGTCTTGGCCGCCCCGGTCGAACCTGCCAAGATGA
- a CDS encoding mannitol dehydrogenase family protein produces the protein MSTMKLSEETLPGLPEDVARPTYDRSALRPGIVHFGVGGFHRAHEAMYLDRLMEEAPEEHLGWSVVGVGTMPGDARMRDAMAAQDCLYTLVVKHPDGALEPRVIGAMSAYLFAPDDPEAVLARMTDPDVRIVSLTITEGGYHVNQVTGEFDPADESLQADIEAPQQDPRSAFGFITEALRRRRDAGVEPFTVMSCDNLPGNGDVASQMITSFARMQDENRTGDPLADWITEHVSFPNAMVDRITPVTSQEDIDALAERFGIEDAWPVVCEPFTQWVLEDHFPTGRPAFEEVGVQVVDDVVPYELMKLRLLNASHQALCYLGYLAGYRYAHEVAQDPLFEEFLLGYMEHEGSPTLPEVPDVDLSDYRRTLVERFANPEVRDTLARLCAESSDRIPKWLVPVIRHNLEHDGSIDRSALVVASWARYAEGVDEQGEPIEVVDRHRDRVMAAAARQDEEPLAFLEDETFFGDLRHDERFASAYRHFLQRLHEVGARTTLEDRDWN, from the coding sequence ATGTCGACCATGAAGCTCAGCGAGGAGACCCTGCCGGGGCTGCCCGAGGACGTGGCACGCCCGACCTACGACCGGTCCGCCCTCCGGCCCGGCATCGTGCACTTCGGCGTCGGTGGCTTCCACCGCGCGCACGAGGCGATGTATCTCGACCGGCTCATGGAGGAGGCCCCCGAGGAGCACCTGGGGTGGTCGGTCGTCGGGGTCGGCACGATGCCCGGCGACGCCCGGATGCGGGACGCCATGGCCGCCCAGGACTGCCTCTACACCCTCGTGGTGAAGCACCCCGACGGCGCTCTGGAGCCCCGCGTCATCGGGGCGATGTCGGCCTACCTCTTCGCTCCGGACGACCCCGAGGCGGTCCTGGCCCGGATGACCGACCCGGACGTCCGGATCGTCAGTCTGACGATCACCGAGGGCGGCTACCACGTCAACCAGGTCACCGGTGAGTTCGACCCGGCCGACGAGTCCCTCCAGGCCGACATCGAGGCGCCGCAGCAGGACCCGCGCAGCGCGTTCGGCTTCATCACCGAAGCGCTGCGCCGCCGCAGGGACGCCGGCGTGGAGCCGTTCACCGTCATGTCCTGCGACAACCTCCCGGGCAACGGCGACGTGGCCAGCCAGATGATCACCTCCTTCGCGCGGATGCAGGACGAGAACCGCACCGGCGACCCGCTCGCCGACTGGATCACCGAGCACGTGTCCTTCCCCAACGCGATGGTGGACCGGATCACCCCCGTCACCAGCCAGGAGGACATCGACGCCCTGGCCGAGCGCTTCGGCATCGAGGACGCCTGGCCGGTGGTGTGCGAGCCGTTCACCCAGTGGGTCCTCGAGGACCACTTCCCCACCGGGCGGCCCGCCTTCGAGGAGGTCGGGGTCCAGGTCGTCGACGACGTCGTCCCCTACGAGCTCATGAAGCTCCGGCTGCTGAACGCCAGCCACCAGGCGCTGTGCTACCTCGGCTACCTCGCGGGCTACCGCTACGCCCACGAGGTGGCGCAGGACCCGCTGTTCGAGGAGTTCCTGCTGGGCTACATGGAGCACGAGGGGTCCCCCACCCTCCCCGAGGTGCCGGACGTCGACCTCTCCGACTACCGGCGCACCCTGGTCGAGCGGTTCGCCAACCCCGAGGTGCGGGACACCCTCGCCCGCCTCTGCGCCGAGAGCAGCGACCGCATCCCCAAGTGGCTGGTGCCGGTCATCCGGCACAACCTGGAGCACGACGGCTCCATCGACCGGTCGGCCCTCGTCGTCGCCTCCTGGGCCCGGTATGCCGAGGGCGTGGACGAGCAGGGCGAGCCGATCGAGGTGGTGGACCGCCACCGGGACCGGGTGATGGCCGCGGCCGCACGGCAGGACGAGGAGCCGCTGGCCTTCCTCGAGGACGAGACCTTCTTCGGCGACCTGCGCCACGACGAGCGGTTCGCGTCCGCCTACCGCCACTTCCTTCAGCGGTTGCACGAGGTGGGAGCACGCACCACGCTGGAGGACCGTGACTGGAACTGA
- a CDS encoding AMP-dependent synthetase/ligase produces the protein MARLTDEQPDLALIENRVPSVGHLFRDRVAATPDADAFLYPEGQSWPTLTWAQTGDRAYALAAGLVEFGVQPEERVALACSTRIEWVLVDLAVMCAGAATTTIYPTTLSQDVAFIITDSGSRVVVAEDDEQVAKVLEHRAELGAVLKIVVIDGSGDGGDIITLAELEELGRRRLESEPGVVDARIDALTPEHLATIIYTSGTTGRPKGVRLPHSAWTYEGAGVDAVHLLGPDDLQYLWLPLAHVFGKCLLVLPLQMGFPTAVDGRVDKIVENLAVVRPTFMGAAPRIFEKAYGRITTMMADEGGVKQKLFTWAGGVGREVAEIRASGGEPAGLLKAKHAVADKLVLSKIRERFGGRIRFFISGSAALNHDIARWFDAMGLTIIEGYGLTESSAASIVNRPRPGVNKIGTVGWPLPGTEVRIADDGELLMRGPGVMTGYHQNDEATAEALQDGWLATGDIAEIDEDGYVRITDRKKDLFKTSGGKYVAPSRIESLFKGICPYASQLIVEGDGRNFVSALITLDHDAITAWAAKNGMAGDSYAQIVTSQAAREMVQHHVDQLNEQLARHEQVKQFHILDHDLSIEDGDLTPSMKLKRRAVTAKYKDELDAFYTG, from the coding sequence GTGGCCCGTCTCACCGATGAGCAGCCAGATCTCGCCCTGATCGAGAACCGTGTCCCCAGTGTCGGGCACCTCTTCCGGGACCGGGTCGCCGCCACGCCGGACGCCGACGCCTTCCTCTACCCCGAGGGCCAGTCGTGGCCCACCCTCACCTGGGCGCAGACCGGGGACCGGGCCTACGCCCTCGCCGCCGGTCTGGTCGAGTTCGGCGTGCAGCCGGAGGAGCGGGTGGCGCTCGCGTGCTCGACCCGCATCGAGTGGGTCCTGGTCGACCTGGCGGTCATGTGCGCCGGGGCGGCCACGACGACGATCTATCCCACCACCCTGTCCCAGGACGTCGCCTTCATCATCACCGACTCCGGCAGCCGGGTGGTCGTGGCCGAGGACGACGAGCAGGTGGCCAAGGTGCTCGAGCACCGGGCCGAGCTGGGCGCCGTGCTCAAGATCGTCGTCATCGACGGGTCGGGCGACGGCGGTGACATCATCACGCTGGCCGAGCTGGAGGAGCTGGGGCGGCGCCGGCTCGAGTCCGAGCCCGGGGTGGTCGACGCGCGCATCGACGCGCTCACCCCGGAGCACCTCGCGACGATCATCTACACCTCCGGCACGACCGGACGGCCCAAGGGCGTCCGGCTGCCCCACTCGGCGTGGACCTACGAGGGCGCCGGCGTGGACGCCGTCCACCTGCTGGGCCCGGACGACCTGCAGTACCTCTGGCTCCCGCTGGCCCACGTCTTCGGCAAGTGCCTCCTCGTCCTGCCCCTCCAGATGGGGTTCCCGACGGCCGTGGACGGCCGGGTCGACAAGATCGTCGAGAACCTCGCCGTCGTCCGGCCGACCTTCATGGGCGCGGCTCCCCGCATCTTCGAGAAGGCCTACGGCCGCATCACCACCATGATGGCCGACGAGGGCGGCGTGAAGCAGAAGCTGTTCACCTGGGCCGGCGGGGTCGGCAGGGAGGTCGCCGAGATCCGCGCCTCCGGGGGTGAGCCGGCCGGTCTGCTCAAGGCCAAGCACGCGGTCGCCGACAAGCTCGTGCTCTCCAAGATCCGGGAGCGCTTCGGCGGACGCATCCGCTTCTTCATCTCCGGCTCGGCCGCGCTCAACCACGACATCGCCCGATGGTTCGACGCGATGGGGCTCACCATCATCGAGGGCTACGGCCTCACCGAGTCCAGCGCCGCCTCGATCGTCAACCGCCCGCGTCCCGGGGTCAACAAGATCGGCACCGTGGGCTGGCCGCTGCCCGGCACCGAGGTGCGGATCGCCGACGACGGGGAGCTGCTCATGCGTGGCCCCGGGGTCATGACCGGCTACCACCAGAACGACGAGGCGACGGCGGAGGCGCTGCAGGACGGCTGGCTCGCGACGGGTGACATCGCCGAGATCGACGAGGACGGCTACGTCCGGATCACCGACCGCAAGAAGGACCTCTTCAAGACGTCCGGCGGCAAGTACGTCGCGCCCTCGCGCATCGAGTCCCTGTTCAAGGGCATCTGCCCCTACGCCAGCCAGCTCATCGTCGAGGGGGACGGCCGCAACTTCGTGTCCGCGCTCATCACGCTCGACCACGACGCCATCACGGCCTGGGCGGCCAAGAACGGCATGGCGGGGGACAGCTACGCCCAGATCGTCACCTCGCAGGCCGCGCGGGAGATGGTGCAGCACCACGTCGACCAGCTCAACGAGCAGCTCGCCCGGCACGAGCAGGTCAAGCAGTTCCACATCCTGGACCACGACCTGTCGATCGAGGACGGGGACCTGACGCCGAGTATGAAGCTCAAGCGGCGCGCGGTGACGGCGAAGTACAAGGACGAGCTGGACGCGTTCTACACCGGCTGA
- a CDS encoding carbohydrate ABC transporter permease — MSTTNEDVGPTPPGERTEARAPRRRSETDRNRSRGRRSNAGLGVLAWAVGLLFVAPVLWMVLTSLHAETDAATNPPSFFAPLSLEGYRSFFGADPWPPLLNSLTASVVSTILVIVLALPAAYALSIRPVKRWTDVMFFFLSTKFLPLVAGLLPIYLFAVQVGLLDTVWLLILLYTTMNLPIAIWMLQSFLSEVPVEMLEAAQIDGAGLLRTLREVIAPVVMPGIAAAALICFIFSWNELLLARVLTGTVAGTAPVFLTSFVTSQGLFLAQVCAASFVVSLPVLAAGFAAQDKLVQGLSMGAVK, encoded by the coding sequence ATGAGCACCACGAACGAGGACGTCGGCCCCACGCCGCCGGGTGAGCGGACCGAGGCGCGGGCGCCGAGGCGTCGCTCCGAGACCGACCGCAACCGCTCGAGGGGCCGGCGCAGCAACGCCGGTCTGGGTGTCCTCGCCTGGGCGGTAGGGCTGCTCTTCGTGGCGCCCGTGCTCTGGATGGTCCTCACGTCCCTCCACGCCGAGACCGACGCGGCGACCAACCCGCCGAGCTTCTTCGCCCCGCTGAGCCTCGAGGGCTACCGCAGCTTCTTCGGGGCAGATCCGTGGCCGCCGCTGCTCAACTCGCTCACCGCCAGCGTGGTGTCCACGATCCTGGTCATCGTGCTGGCGCTCCCCGCGGCCTACGCGCTGTCGATCCGGCCGGTGAAGCGGTGGACCGACGTGATGTTCTTCTTCCTGTCCACCAAGTTCCTCCCCCTCGTGGCCGGGCTCCTGCCGATCTACCTGTTCGCCGTCCAGGTGGGGCTGCTCGACACGGTGTGGCTGCTGATCCTGCTGTACACCACGATGAACCTGCCCATCGCGATCTGGATGCTGCAGTCCTTCCTGTCCGAGGTGCCGGTCGAGATGCTCGAGGCGGCGCAGATCGACGGCGCCGGCCTGTTGCGCACCCTGCGGGAGGTGATCGCCCCAGTCGTCATGCCCGGGATCGCCGCGGCAGCGCTCATCTGCTTCATCTTCAGCTGGAACGAGCTTCTGCTGGCCCGGGTGCTGACGGGCACCGTGGCCGGGACCGCACCCGTCTTCCTGACCAGCTTCGTCACCAGCCAGGGTCTGTTCCTGGCCCAGGTCTGCGCGGCGTCCTTCGTCGTCTCGCTGCCGGTCCTGGCGGCCGGGTTCGCGGCCCAGGACAAGCTCGTGCAGGGCCTGTCGATGGGCGCCGTCAAGTGA
- a CDS encoding carbohydrate ABC transporter permease has product MSTQTTAGRKAPGTAAGQPSQTMKKAGAWARRAPLLPALVFVIVMTQLPFAATIVISFMNWNAYYPDDIGFTGFDNFVRVFTDTNTREAVVATVILTVSIVLLSLVLGLAIALLLDRKFLGRGIVRTMMITPFLVVPIAAALLWKHALYNPEYGLLNGLLTLVLGADAPQPDWISTYPLPSIIVSLVWQWTPFMMLILLAGLQSRPLDVIEAARLDGANNWQIFTHMTLPHLRRYLELSTLLGAIYIVQAFDHVFTITQGGLGTANLPYFIYQTFYVGQDYGRASAAGVVTVLGTIIIGILALRTVFSMFKEES; this is encoded by the coding sequence ATGAGCACCCAGACCACCGCCGGGCGGAAGGCGCCGGGGACCGCCGCGGGGCAGCCTTCCCAGACCATGAAGAAGGCGGGTGCGTGGGCACGACGCGCGCCCCTGCTCCCGGCCCTCGTCTTCGTGATCGTGATGACGCAGCTGCCGTTCGCGGCGACGATCGTCATCTCGTTCATGAACTGGAACGCCTACTACCCGGACGACATCGGGTTCACCGGCTTCGACAACTTCGTGCGGGTGTTCACCGACACCAACACCCGGGAGGCCGTCGTCGCCACGGTCATCCTCACCGTCTCGATCGTCCTGCTCAGCCTGGTGCTCGGACTGGCCATCGCCCTGCTCCTGGACCGCAAGTTCCTGGGACGCGGCATCGTGCGCACGATGATGATCACCCCGTTCCTCGTCGTGCCGATCGCTGCGGCGCTGCTGTGGAAGCACGCGTTGTACAACCCCGAGTACGGCCTCCTCAACGGACTGCTCACGCTCGTGCTCGGGGCCGACGCACCCCAACCGGACTGGATCAGCACCTATCCGCTGCCCTCCATCATCGTCTCGCTGGTGTGGCAGTGGACGCCGTTCATGATGCTGATCCTGCTGGCGGGTCTGCAGTCGCGGCCGCTGGACGTGATCGAGGCGGCCCGGCTCGACGGGGCCAACAACTGGCAGATCTTCACCCACATGACACTGCCGCACCTGCGCCGCTACCTCGAGCTGTCCACCCTGCTGGGAGCGATCTACATCGTGCAGGCCTTCGACCACGTCTTCACCATCACCCAGGGCGGGCTGGGCACGGCCAACCTCCCGTACTTCATCTACCAGACGTTCTACGTGGGCCAGGACTACGGGCGGGCGTCAGCGGCCGGTGTCGTCACCGTCCTGGGCACCATCATCATCGGCATCCTGGCGCTGCGCACCGTCTTCAGCATGTTCAAGGAGGAGTCCTGA
- a CDS encoding sugar-binding transcriptional regulator → MPVREERDLTLAVAVARRHYEQRQAKTDIAEALGISRFKVARLLDLAHEAGVVRIEIVEPDDRDGRLAEELRARFSLEHALVAPVSSTALDVRAELGRAAAGLLGRVLRPDDVLGLPWSRAVHDMVYALQSLPPVEIVQLSGALVGISEDSSAVDLVRRAGRMSGGGRQMFFAPLVMPDAAAAEAVRRDPAVSGTLAAADQVTVAVVGVGAWAEGQSTIYDAVDVECRDRVAEAGVVGEAVGACFDARGELVRTCLSERLIALSPEQLRGIDRVLAVAHGEGKVEALRAAMSGDLINGLVTTYDTAQALLGRA, encoded by the coding sequence GTGCCCGTCCGGGAGGAGCGTGACCTCACCCTGGCCGTCGCCGTGGCCCGCCGGCACTACGAGCAGCGGCAGGCCAAGACGGACATCGCCGAGGCGCTCGGGATCAGCCGGTTCAAGGTGGCGCGTCTGCTCGACCTCGCGCACGAGGCGGGGGTGGTGCGCATCGAGATCGTCGAGCCTGACGACCGGGACGGCCGGCTGGCCGAGGAGCTGCGCGCGCGCTTCTCGCTCGAGCACGCCCTGGTGGCCCCCGTCTCCTCCACCGCCCTGGACGTCCGGGCCGAGCTGGGACGGGCCGCGGCCGGCCTCCTCGGCCGGGTCCTGCGGCCCGACGACGTCCTGGGGCTCCCCTGGAGCCGTGCGGTGCACGACATGGTCTACGCGCTGCAGTCCCTGCCCCCCGTGGAGATCGTGCAGCTCAGCGGTGCCCTGGTGGGCATCAGCGAGGACTCCAGCGCGGTGGACCTGGTCCGGCGCGCGGGCCGCATGTCCGGGGGAGGGCGCCAGATGTTCTTCGCCCCGCTCGTCATGCCGGACGCGGCCGCCGCCGAGGCGGTGCGGCGTGACCCGGCGGTGAGCGGGACGCTCGCGGCCGCCGACCAGGTGACCGTCGCCGTGGTCGGGGTGGGCGCCTGGGCCGAGGGCCAGTCCACGATCTACGACGCGGTCGACGTGGAGTGCCGCGACCGGGTGGCCGAGGCCGGGGTCGTCGGGGAGGCCGTGGGGGCCTGCTTCGACGCGCGGGGCGAGCTGGTGCGCACCTGCCTCTCGGAGCGCCTCATCGCGCTCTCGCCCGAGCAGCTGCGCGGCATCGACCGGGTCCTCGCCGTGGCCCACGGCGAGGGCAAGGTCGAGGCCCTGCGCGCCGCGATGTCCGGGGACCTCATCAACGGGCTGGTCACCACCTACGACACGGCTCAGGCGCTGCTCGGCCGGGCCTGA
- a CDS encoding ABC transporter substrate-binding protein, translating to MVNNPQMVDLQALTAEHFTAETGIAVNFTALPENDVRANISQEFSSQAGQYDVASLSNFEIPIYAGAGWIVPMDDFIAADEDYDQEDILDSLETSLSYEGQVYGQPFYGESSFLMYRKDILEAEGLTMPEQPTWPEVAELAAQLDGAEPGMAGICLRGLPGWGQVMAPLTTVVNTFGGNYFTVDWEARVNAPEFTEAVTFYVDLVQEHGQSGAAQSGFTECLNNLTQGNTAMWYDATSAAGSLEAEGSPVQGLLGYAPAPVVETDSSGWLYAWSWGIQAASEKQEEAWEFISWASSQEYEELVGEELGWTSVPAGKRASTYENEDYLEVASAFAEPTLRAIQEADPENAGVEPSPVPGIQFLAMPEFPAMGTQISQDISSAIAGRLSVDEALDQGQELAEDIAEIYRAREDS from the coding sequence ATGGTCAACAACCCACAGATGGTGGACCTCCAGGCGCTGACCGCGGAGCACTTCACCGCCGAGACCGGCATCGCGGTCAACTTCACCGCGCTGCCCGAGAACGACGTCCGGGCCAACATCAGCCAGGAGTTCTCCTCCCAGGCGGGCCAGTACGACGTCGCGTCCCTCAGCAACTTCGAGATCCCGATCTATGCAGGGGCCGGGTGGATCGTCCCCATGGACGACTTCATCGCCGCCGACGAGGACTACGACCAGGAGGACATCCTGGACTCGTTGGAGACCTCGCTGTCCTACGAGGGTCAGGTCTACGGGCAGCCGTTCTACGGTGAGTCCTCGTTCCTCATGTACCGCAAGGACATCCTGGAGGCCGAGGGACTGACGATGCCGGAGCAGCCGACCTGGCCGGAGGTGGCCGAGCTCGCGGCCCAGCTGGACGGGGCCGAGCCGGGCATGGCCGGCATCTGCCTTCGCGGGCTCCCGGGGTGGGGCCAGGTGATGGCGCCGCTGACCACGGTGGTCAACACGTTCGGTGGCAACTATTTCACGGTCGACTGGGAGGCACGTGTCAACGCCCCCGAGTTCACCGAGGCCGTCACCTTCTACGTCGACCTCGTGCAGGAGCACGGGCAGAGCGGCGCAGCCCAGTCCGGCTTCACCGAGTGCCTGAACAACCTGACGCAGGGCAACACGGCCATGTGGTACGACGCCACCTCGGCTGCCGGCTCCCTGGAGGCCGAGGGCTCACCGGTGCAGGGACTGCTGGGCTACGCCCCCGCTCCGGTCGTGGAGACCGACAGCTCGGGATGGCTCTACGCATGGTCCTGGGGGATCCAGGCGGCGAGCGAGAAGCAGGAGGAGGCATGGGAGTTCATCTCCTGGGCCTCCAGCCAGGAGTACGAGGAGCTGGTCGGTGAGGAGCTCGGCTGGACCAGCGTGCCCGCCGGCAAGCGTGCGTCGACGTACGAGAACGAGGACTACCTCGAGGTCGCCTCGGCCTTCGCCGAGCCGACGCTGCGGGCCATCCAGGAGGCCGACCCGGAGAACGCCGGCGTCGAGCCGAGCCCGGTCCCCGGCATCCAGTTCCTCGCGATGCCCGAGTTCCCGGCCATGGGGACCCAGATCAGCCAGGACATCAGCTCCGCGATCGCCGGCCGGCTGAGTGTCGACGAGGCGTTGGACCAGGGTCAGGAACTGGCCGAGGACATCGCCGAGATCTACCGCGCCCGGGAGGACTCATGA